In a genomic window of Flavobacterium crassostreae:
- a CDS encoding REP-associated tyrosine transposase: MSRNYKFYNPEGLYFISFAVVGWLDVFTRNEYKDLFLESLAFCQKNKGLEIHAWCIMSNHVHLVFRSINDQNPELLIGDLKRFTSRSIVKSIQENPRESRKEFLLDFFQKEAEKSSNVKHNQFWRHDNKPIELWSNKVIQQKIDYVHNNPVEEGLVYKAEDYVYSSAIDYSGEKGLIDDVVVFRMYGI; this comes from the coding sequence ATGAGTAGAAATTATAAGTTTTATAATCCGGAGGGTTTGTATTTTATAAGTTTTGCTGTTGTAGGTTGGTTGGATGTATTTACTCGTAATGAGTACAAAGATTTATTTCTTGAAAGTCTAGCATTTTGTCAAAAGAACAAAGGATTAGAAATTCACGCTTGGTGTATAATGAGTAATCATGTGCATTTAGTTTTTAGAAGTATAAACGATCAAAATCCTGAGTTATTGATTGGAGATTTAAAGCGATTTACTAGTCGATCGATTGTAAAAAGTATTCAAGAAAATCCAAGGGAGAGTAGAAAAGAATTCTTGCTGGATTTTTTTCAAAAAGAAGCCGAGAAAAGTTCCAATGTAAAACACAATCAATTTTGGAGGCACGATAACAAGCCTATCGAATTGTGGAGTAATAAAGTGATTCAGCAAAAGATAGATTATGTGCATAATAATCCTGTAGAGGAAGGTTTAGTTTATAAAGCGGAAGATTATGTTTATAGTAGTGCTATTGATTATTCAGGTGAAAAAGGATTAATAGACGATGTAGTTGTTTTTAGAATGTATGGTATTTAA
- a CDS encoding four helix bundle protein encodes MYKELMAYQKAIKLAMQVFEVSKAFPKEERYSLTDQIRRSSRSVCANIAEGYRKRLYEKHFIAKLSDADIENSESTVCPDFAVGCNNLTKNTHQELLAFTVETGKLLGYRIQNPEKFSKK; translated from the coding sequence ATGTATAAAGAATTAATGGCATATCAAAAGGCAATAAAGTTAGCCATGCAAGTATTTGAAGTGTCCAAAGCATTTCCTAAAGAAGAACGTTATTCGCTAACCGATCAAATAAGGAGAAGTTCCCGATCTGTTTGTGCTAATATTGCCGAAGGATACAGAAAACGATTGTATGAAAAACATTTTATTGCCAAATTATCTGATGCAGATATAGAAAATAGTGAGAGCACCGTTTGTCCAGATTTTGCAGTTGGTTGCAACAACCTAACAAAAAACACACATCAAGAACTACTTGCCTTCACCGTAGAAACAGGCAAGCTATTAGGATATAGGATTCAAAATCCTGAAAAATTTAGTAAAAAATGA
- a CDS encoding outer membrane beta-barrel family protein produces the protein MLFLAMTTVGFSQNVDLENIGGFIGRGKPLKISGAVSANSIFYDSNQSSGRAPFTYYLQGSLNVSFMALSMPVSYSYSNQGANLDYQVPYKFNRLSLHPKYKWIQAHIGDANMSFSPYTLSGYQFTGGGVELSPKGHFKIAAMAGRLLKATEDTGDERTVPAFSRFGYGAKINYEQEKYSLGIIAFYAKDNINSLIAVPDNKGVTPKENLVVSIDGSYKIVDNLKIKAEYASTAITQDLRAAPTATTGTGIAGKLFNNRASTEHYAALKAGFDYNFKGSSLGVTYERIDPGYTTLGAYFFNNDFENITLNTTTQLFQNKLNLAFNVGYQKDDLENQKEQGTHRTVGSINATFNATQKLMLTGSYSNFSSYTNTKVNQFDVINNTNIMGTISDQMDFKQISQNANLNVNYSISKKETVQKNLNINYSLTDVANAQGGIVRIGDASTFHNMNTSYTLGFPKKNTNITAALNGTVNTIGRENATTWGPTVNVNKKFFDKKLNTGLSSSYNSSQGKSGSTAVTNFRANASYIYKQKHNFNLSAIQLFQSSVKTNNRSLTVTFGYNYNFDIGNIKFNFDRKPQVEAEEAEAAQKLKNKKDKIFSFAYRTHLFSGTHDSISKVITNLLETPDFKGLKDVDGITTKLALLEKTLHLDEEKPDKGYKNTAVHYLDYLYENKDYIDSYNNLVFSSLKILYKDAARIDIAMEEESIKAHAYVNNLRAKGKTISEKTLKYLEVKDKKYNAHKWMQEQMNDLTYGDVADDKGLLKDFKKANLSKVFEMLQKGKKQTEIEIYLEVQLADFYHKKSSL, from the coding sequence GTGCTATTCCTAGCCATGACAACTGTAGGTTTTTCTCAAAATGTAGATTTAGAGAATATAGGCGGTTTTATAGGTAGAGGCAAACCCTTAAAAATAAGTGGTGCAGTGTCTGCCAATAGCATTTTTTATGATTCCAATCAAAGCAGCGGTAGAGCACCATTTACGTATTATTTGCAAGGGAGTCTTAATGTTAGTTTTATGGCATTGAGTATGCCGGTGAGCTACAGCTATTCAAACCAAGGTGCGAATCTGGATTATCAAGTGCCCTACAAATTTAATCGCTTGAGTTTGCATCCCAAATACAAATGGATACAAGCCCATATAGGTGATGCTAATATGAGTTTTTCGCCTTATACCTTAAGCGGTTATCAGTTTACAGGGGGTGGAGTAGAACTCAGTCCCAAAGGGCATTTTAAAATTGCTGCCATGGCGGGACGTTTACTAAAAGCTACGGAGGATACTGGAGACGAACGCACGGTTCCTGCGTTTTCTCGTTTTGGCTATGGGGCCAAGATCAACTACGAACAAGAAAAATACAGCCTAGGAATTATAGCGTTTTATGCTAAGGATAACATCAATTCCCTGATAGCGGTCCCAGACAACAAAGGAGTCACTCCCAAGGAAAATTTAGTAGTAAGTATTGATGGGTCCTACAAAATAGTAGATAACTTAAAAATAAAAGCAGAGTATGCCTCTACTGCCATCACCCAAGATCTACGTGCAGCACCCACTGCTACTACAGGCACAGGCATAGCTGGAAAATTGTTTAACAATAGAGCCTCAACAGAACATTATGCGGCCTTAAAAGCCGGTTTTGATTACAACTTTAAAGGTTCATCGCTAGGCGTTACTTATGAGCGTATTGATCCAGGTTACACCACCTTAGGCGCTTATTTTTTTAATAATGATTTCGAAAACATCACTTTAAATACCACCACACAATTATTCCAAAATAAATTAAACCTGGCTTTTAATGTAGGTTATCAAAAAGACGATCTTGAAAACCAAAAAGAACAAGGAACACACAGAACGGTAGGCTCGATTAACGCGACATTTAATGCGACTCAAAAATTAATGTTAACCGGTTCCTATTCTAACTTTAGCAGTTACACCAATACTAAAGTCAACCAATTTGATGTGATTAACAATACTAACATCATGGGAACTATCAGCGACCAAATGGATTTTAAACAAATATCACAAAATGCGAATTTGAACGTTAACTATTCGATTTCAAAAAAAGAAACTGTTCAAAAAAACCTAAACATCAACTACTCACTTACAGATGTAGCCAATGCACAAGGCGGCATTGTAAGGATTGGTGATGCTTCTACCTTTCATAACATGAATACCTCGTACACTTTAGGATTTCCTAAAAAAAACACCAATATAACAGCAGCCTTAAACGGAACCGTAAACACGATAGGAAGAGAAAATGCTACCACTTGGGGCCCTACCGTTAACGTAAACAAGAAATTTTTTGACAAAAAACTAAACACTGGACTTTCTAGCTCCTATAATTCCAGTCAAGGGAAATCTGGCTCCACAGCAGTAACTAATTTTAGAGCCAATGCCTCCTACATTTACAAACAAAAACACAATTTCAACCTTAGCGCCATACAATTGTTTCAGTCCTCAGTCAAAACAAACAATCGCAGTTTGACCGTTACTTTTGGCTACAACTACAATTTTGACATTGGAAACATCAAATTTAACTTCGACAGAAAACCCCAAGTTGAAGCAGAAGAAGCAGAAGCAGCACAAAAATTAAAAAATAAAAAAGACAAGATTTTTTCGTTTGCCTATAGAACCCATTTGTTTTCGGGCACTCATGACAGCATTAGTAAAGTCATTACAAACCTGCTAGAAACCCCAGACTTTAAAGGACTAAAGGATGTAGATGGCATTACTACAAAACTTGCACTACTAGAAAAAACCTTGCATCTTGATGAAGAAAAACCCGATAAAGGATATAAAAATACTGCAGTACACTATTTGGACTATTTGTATGAAAACAAAGATTACATTGATTCGTACAACAATTTGGTGTTTAGCAGTTTGAAAATCTTATACAAAGACGCCGCCAGAATCGATATTGCCATGGAAGAAGAATCGATAAAAGCCCATGCTTACGTTAACAACTTACGTGCTAAAGGAAAAACCATTAGCGAAAAAACACTGAAATACCTTGAAGTAAAGGACAAGAAATACAATGCCCACAAATGGATGCAGGAACAAATGAATGATTTGACCTATGGAGATGTCGCGGATGATAAAGGATTATTGAAGGACTTTAAAAAAGCAAATCTTTCAAAAGTATTTGAAATGCTACAAAAAGGAAAAAAACAGACCGAAATAGAAATCTACCTAGAAGTACAACTTGCTGATTTTTATCATAAAAAATCATCCTTATAA
- a CDS encoding helix-turn-helix transcriptional regulator: MKLYIKNMVCSRCERAVQLELEKMHLPITAIKLGEVTLSCELTKTQKTQLSQALQQLGFRVLEDEQSKTIAQIKNAIIDLVHYQDQNIKTNLSTYLSTNLNQDYSALSKLFSDKENQTIAHYFIVQKIEKAKELLDYKELSLSEIAHKLNYSNVAHLSNQFKKITGSTPTFFKKNQKIARKSLDIL, translated from the coding sequence ATGAAACTCTATATAAAAAACATGGTTTGTAGTCGTTGCGAGAGGGCTGTACAATTGGAGTTAGAAAAAATGCACCTACCAATTACGGCTATAAAACTAGGAGAAGTCACTCTTTCTTGCGAGCTAACAAAAACACAAAAAACACAACTATCTCAAGCCTTGCAGCAGCTAGGTTTTAGGGTATTAGAAGACGAGCAAAGTAAGACCATTGCACAAATTAAAAATGCCATTATTGATTTAGTGCACTATCAGGATCAGAATATAAAAACCAACCTATCCACCTATCTTTCTACCAATTTAAACCAAGACTATAGCGCATTAAGCAAATTATTTTCTGATAAAGAAAACCAAACCATTGCACATTATTTCATAGTTCAAAAAATAGAAAAAGCAAAAGAATTGCTAGATTATAAGGAGTTATCTTTAAGTGAAATAGCCCATAAATTAAATTATAGCAACGTGGCTCATTTAAGCAACCAGTTTAAAAAAATAACGGGTAGTACACCCACTTTTTTCAAAAAAAACCAGAAAATTGCCAGAAAATCCTTGGATATTTTGTAA
- a CDS encoding heavy metal translocating P-type ATPase, which produces MKHTYTITGMSCNGCRTKVEKALNALASVTATVTLDPPIATITSSKTIAISVLQDALTAVGDYSIQSVQATLPLSEAPLENQGSCCSTAKTSKPKADFSSKIAPGKYYCPMFCEGDKVYDQPGDCPVCGMDLVSMKPTNPEENKTYTDLMRKMKIALIFTLPIFIIAMTTMLPNTPLVQIMPIKSWDWVQFLLSLPVVFYAAWMFFERAWKSVLTANLNMFTLIGIGSGAAFLFSVFGLFFPDAFPAEFKTQTGTVPLYFEATTVILTLVLLGQLLEARAHSRTSGAIKELMKLAPTQATLVVDGVDKVVSIASIKKGDWLRVKPGEKIPVDGKITQGKSTIDASMVTGEPIPVDKSVGDSVVAGTINGNQSFVMVAQKIGSETLLSQIVQMVTDASRSRAPIQKLADRIAKYFVPTVVGVSVLAFLVWAKYGPEPHALIYGFINAVAVLIIACPCALGLATPMSVMVGVGKGAQSGVLIKNAEALEVMDQVDVLITDKTGTITEGKPSVEKVFATNNQEADLLQKIASLNQYSEHPLAQAVVAFAQAKKLSLTDVADFEAVSGKGVTGTVANKKVALGNKKLMQQVHALVSEDIEQKIIAEQKLGKTVSYIAVDQVVLGYVAITDAIKNTSAAAIKELMRQGIEVIMLTGDNENTAKSVANELQLTSFIAGCLPEDKRDEIKRLQAQGKIVAMAGDGINDAPALAQANVGIAMGTGTDVAIESAKITLVKGDLQGIVKAKKLSHGVMKNIRQNLFFAFFYNVLGIPIAAGVLYPFFGLLLSPMIAALAMSFSSVSVIANALRLRKMHL; this is translated from the coding sequence ATGAAACACACCTATACAATCACAGGAATGTCTTGCAACGGCTGTAGGACCAAAGTAGAAAAAGCCTTAAATGCACTTGCATCCGTTACGGCAACAGTAACTCTGGATCCGCCAATAGCAACCATTACTAGCAGCAAGACGATCGCTATATCCGTGCTTCAAGACGCTCTAACTGCAGTTGGAGATTATTCTATCCAAAGTGTCCAAGCAACGCTTCCTTTATCCGAAGCTCCCTTAGAAAACCAGGGGTCCTGCTGCAGCACCGCAAAAACCTCTAAACCCAAAGCAGATTTTAGTTCTAAAATTGCTCCAGGCAAATACTATTGTCCGATGTTTTGCGAAGGCGACAAAGTCTATGACCAACCAGGAGACTGTCCGGTTTGCGGAATGGATTTAGTATCCATGAAGCCTACAAATCCAGAAGAAAATAAAACCTATACGGATTTGATGCGCAAAATGAAGATAGCACTAATTTTTACCCTGCCTATTTTTATAATTGCCATGACTACCATGTTGCCCAATACGCCTTTAGTGCAAATTATGCCAATAAAATCCTGGGATTGGGTGCAGTTTTTATTGTCACTTCCGGTTGTTTTTTATGCAGCTTGGATGTTTTTTGAGCGTGCCTGGAAATCCGTATTAACAGCCAACTTAAATATGTTTACCCTTATTGGTATAGGATCTGGAGCAGCATTTTTGTTTAGTGTTTTTGGATTGTTTTTTCCGGATGCTTTTCCGGCCGAATTTAAAACCCAAACCGGAACCGTTCCGTTATATTTTGAAGCAACCACCGTTATTTTGACTCTGGTTTTGTTAGGACAATTACTCGAAGCAAGAGCCCATAGCAGAACCAGTGGCGCCATCAAAGAATTAATGAAATTGGCTCCAACCCAAGCTACTTTGGTTGTGGATGGAGTAGACAAGGTAGTCTCTATTGCGAGTATTAAAAAAGGCGATTGGTTACGAGTAAAACCAGGAGAGAAAATTCCGGTAGATGGCAAGATCACTCAAGGCAAAAGCACCATTGATGCGTCTATGGTCACCGGAGAACCTATCCCTGTAGATAAATCAGTTGGAGATAGCGTGGTTGCAGGAACCATAAATGGCAACCAATCCTTTGTGATGGTTGCACAAAAAATAGGCTCAGAAACCTTGCTTTCGCAAATTGTTCAAATGGTTACAGACGCCAGCCGTTCTAGAGCACCTATTCAAAAATTGGCCGACAGAATAGCCAAATATTTTGTACCTACAGTGGTAGGAGTTTCGGTACTTGCTTTTTTGGTTTGGGCAAAATATGGACCAGAACCCCATGCTTTAATTTATGGATTTATCAACGCGGTTGCGGTTTTAATTATAGCCTGTCCTTGCGCTTTAGGATTGGCAACTCCTATGTCTGTAATGGTAGGCGTGGGCAAAGGAGCACAATCTGGGGTTTTAATAAAAAACGCCGAAGCCTTAGAGGTAATGGATCAAGTGGATGTTTTAATTACAGACAAAACAGGAACCATTACTGAGGGGAAGCCATCCGTAGAAAAAGTTTTTGCAACCAACAACCAAGAGGCAGATTTGCTCCAAAAGATCGCTTCGCTCAACCAATATAGCGAACATCCTTTGGCGCAAGCCGTAGTCGCTTTTGCGCAAGCCAAAAAATTGAGCCTGACCGATGTTGCAGATTTTGAAGCCGTTTCAGGAAAAGGAGTAACCGGAACAGTGGCCAACAAAAAAGTAGCATTAGGCAACAAAAAATTAATGCAACAAGTGCATGCCTTGGTGTCCGAGGATATAGAGCAAAAAATAATTGCAGAACAAAAACTAGGTAAAACAGTTTCGTATATTGCCGTAGACCAAGTAGTTTTGGGATATGTAGCCATTACGGATGCCATTAAAAACACCAGTGCAGCAGCCATCAAAGAGTTGATGCGCCAAGGAATAGAGGTAATTATGCTTACAGGAGACAACGAAAACACCGCAAAATCGGTGGCCAATGAGCTGCAGTTAACTTCTTTTATTGCAGGTTGTTTGCCAGAGGATAAGCGCGACGAAATTAAACGCTTACAGGCTCAGGGCAAAATAGTAGCCATGGCAGGTGATGGGATTAATGATGCCCCTGCTTTGGCACAGGCTAATGTAGGTATCGCTATGGGTACCGGAACAGATGTTGCCATAGAGAGTGCCAAAATCACCTTAGTTAAAGGAGACCTACAGGGAATAGTTAAGGCCAAAAAGCTCAGTCATGGAGTAATGAAAAACATTCGTCAGAATTTGTTTTTTGCGTTCTTTTACAATGTGTTAGGCATTCCTATTGCTGCCGGAGTTTTGTATCCTTTTTTTGGGTTGTTGCTCTCGCCAATGATTGCTGCTTTGGCCATGAGCTTTAGTTCGGTATCTGTAATTGCAAATGCGTTGCGGTTACGAAAGATGCATTTGTAG
- a CDS encoding efflux RND transporter periplasmic adaptor subunit — protein sequence MKKNIKYTLVFLVSAVSALGVYYLAAKANNTSLFSSQNHQLSYTCPMPQDSVFSPQPGVCPKCGMDLVLQTAHKEPTQSHAITHLLQPTDAFVVGDFQSTTAKDTAIGNTIKLPGLVAYDPNSAVTIAAKIGGRIEKMYVYYRFQKIAKGQKLFDLYSPELLTAQQNYLYLITNDPTNGTMIQAAKQQLVLYGMPNGQIQSLATTKRAHPVLSIYSPADGIVQSAAVLEPKYSKNTPTAATSLDIKEGDYILKNQVVFKLLNTNKVWGVFNIIPGYASQVQLNQRVKISPELHATDSIYAKINFIETQLNPNEKTNRIRVYLNNKSLKFPIGLPLQAEVTIGSVKAIWLQKQAIRSMGTQKIVFLKKKNGFKATSVQTGLENKGFIQVTQGITVRDSVAANAAYLMDSESFIKTK from the coding sequence ATGAAAAAAAATATAAAATATACTTTGGTGTTTTTAGTTAGTGCTGTCAGTGCCCTTGGAGTTTATTATTTGGCAGCCAAAGCAAATAATACCTCCTTGTTTTCCAGCCAAAATCACCAATTGAGCTACACATGTCCGATGCCACAAGATTCGGTTTTTAGCCCCCAACCTGGTGTTTGTCCCAAATGCGGCATGGATTTGGTGCTCCAAACAGCCCATAAAGAACCCACACAATCCCATGCAATAACGCATTTGTTACAACCAACAGATGCCTTTGTAGTGGGGGATTTTCAGAGCACTACAGCCAAAGATACCGCAATAGGCAACACCATAAAACTTCCCGGATTAGTAGCTTATGACCCAAATTCTGCCGTAACGATAGCTGCTAAAATTGGCGGTAGGATTGAAAAAATGTATGTGTATTATCGATTTCAAAAAATAGCCAAAGGCCAAAAATTGTTTGATTTGTATAGTCCAGAACTCCTAACAGCACAACAAAATTACCTGTATTTGATTACTAATGATCCCACTAATGGTACGATGATACAAGCAGCAAAACAACAATTAGTGCTCTACGGAATGCCGAATGGTCAAATCCAATCTTTGGCAACAACCAAGAGAGCCCACCCAGTGCTATCCATATACAGTCCCGCAGACGGAATCGTACAATCTGCCGCTGTTTTGGAACCAAAATATTCCAAAAATACGCCAACAGCCGCTACCTCATTAGATATAAAAGAAGGGGATTATATCCTCAAAAACCAAGTTGTTTTTAAATTATTAAATACCAATAAAGTTTGGGGTGTTTTTAATATAATTCCGGGCTACGCCAGTCAAGTCCAACTAAATCAAAGGGTCAAAATTAGCCCAGAGTTACACGCAACAGATTCTATTTATGCTAAAATAAATTTTATAGAAACCCAATTAAATCCCAACGAAAAAACCAACCGAATTCGGGTATATTTAAACAATAAAAGCCTAAAATTCCCTATTGGTTTGCCCTTGCAAGCAGAGGTAACCATCGGTTCTGTAAAAGCAATTTGGTTGCAAAAACAAGCAATACGAAGCATGGGTACCCAAAAAATAGTCTTTCTCAAAAAAAAGAATGGCTTTAAAGCAACGTCAGTACAAACAGGCTTAGAAAATAAGGGGTTTATACAAGTTACACAAGGCATTACCGTGCGCGATAGTGTGGCTGCAAATGCCGCATATTTAATGGATAGCGAAAGCTTTATAAAAACAAAATAA
- a CDS encoding PKD domain-containing protein, producing the protein MNYGKRKNRRSVLDSFKMMGTALTCLLGITLFMSSCTKEQAVPITIDFSIEVVNNDYSVPVLVKITNKTVGADTYDWFFEGAETTSSTKQNPGTAVYTKKGNYIIKLTAKNRDGIVETKEITIAINDKIATGFTTAIVKDTFSPMEVAFTNTTTGASSYKWTFENGTPATSNSQNPTNVIFTEPGDHTITLEVSNGKETYQLQKTVTVAPYLAAAFEYQLAFEDDDLQAPLSLTMTNNSVSATSYTWTCIGGNPSVSTATNPKITFATAGTYTLKLEATNGKETKTATKIIIVLSNTNLRTFSNVKLGINTAHSSNATAAFFSTTTRELYNSQEVNNSNGPLIDIAFYGLSAAFSFNKFIAPDQVQTLSFNAIPNATHTQFINSQESCNCSSSLSVAQFDAMTTDAALSNLTISETAGGLQDFDNSIVPRIVLFKTQDGRKGAIKIKSFIANGANSYIVVDIKVMKE; encoded by the coding sequence ATGAATTATGGCAAAAGAAAAAATAGGCGATCTGTGCTGGATTCTTTTAAAATGATGGGTACTGCCTTGACGTGTTTACTTGGCATAACACTCTTTATGTCTAGCTGTACAAAAGAACAGGCAGTACCTATTACTATTGATTTTAGTATTGAGGTAGTAAATAATGATTACTCGGTACCCGTCCTAGTGAAAATTACCAATAAAACAGTTGGCGCAGACACCTATGATTGGTTCTTTGAAGGTGCTGAGACAACCAGTTCTACCAAACAAAATCCAGGAACCGCTGTCTACACAAAAAAAGGCAACTACATTATAAAATTAACAGCGAAGAACCGCGATGGAATTGTTGAAACTAAAGAAATAACAATTGCTATAAACGATAAAATAGCAACCGGTTTTACCACCGCTATAGTCAAAGATACTTTTTCTCCTATGGAAGTCGCATTTACGAATACCACAACAGGAGCAAGTTCATACAAATGGACTTTTGAAAATGGTACTCCTGCAACATCCAATAGTCAAAACCCAACAAACGTTATCTTCACTGAACCTGGAGATCACACCATAACATTAGAAGTAAGTAACGGCAAGGAAACCTACCAACTGCAAAAAACAGTTACTGTAGCACCTTATTTAGCAGCCGCATTTGAGTACCAATTGGCATTCGAAGATGATGATTTACAAGCGCCACTAAGCTTAACTATGACTAATAATAGCGTGAGTGCCACTAGTTATACTTGGACTTGCATAGGAGGAAATCCATCAGTGAGCACAGCAACAAACCCTAAAATTACCTTTGCAACAGCAGGAACCTATACACTAAAACTTGAGGCTACTAATGGTAAAGAAACTAAAACTGCAACCAAAATCATAATAGTACTATCGAACACAAATTTAAGAACTTTTAGTAATGTGAAGCTAGGAATCAACACCGCACATAGCTCGAATGCTACAGCTGCTTTTTTCTCTACAACAACACGTGAGCTGTACAACAGTCAAGAAGTAAATAATTCTAACGGGCCTTTGATCGATATCGCTTTTTACGGACTTAGTGCTGCTTTTTCTTTCAACAAATTTATTGCACCCGATCAAGTACAGACTTTAAGCTTTAACGCAATCCCCAACGCCACACATACTCAGTTTATCAATAGTCAAGAATCCTGTAATTGTTCAAGCTCTTTATCTGTAGCACAATTTGATGCAATGACTACTGATGCCGCATTGTCCAATTTAACAATTAGCGAAACAGCTGGAGGATTACAAGATTTTGACAATAGCATAGTACCACGTATCGTGCTATTTAAAACTCAAGATGGGCGAAAAGGAGCAATAAAAATTAAAAGCTTTATTGCCAATGGCGCAAATTCTTATATTGTTGTTGATATAAAAGTGATGAAAGAGTAA
- a CDS encoding efflux RND transporter periplasmic adaptor subunit — protein MKKTLQISLLLIVLVLGVSCNTKNKQQPTATHSEENIFYTCSMDPQVKEDKPGKCPICQMDLTPMKKDTSALNEIRLSEQQIKLGNISLQKIAATQKSLDKKYTGVLAVHPEKIKNISARASGRIEKLYFKAQGDYISKNQAIYQLYSEEIAVAKQDYFVAYKQLSMPGDFGKNAKTLWYAAKQKLLFYGLTNAQIESITSAAAAASYTTFYSNYSGYVSEIFATQGSYIPEGAPITQLVDYSTLWLEIEANANYVSNVYLGQKAVVAFVDYPSKTIKAAISFINPEINPESRLLLIRIEIPNASLDLKPGMQAVATLYNTSSKAVFIPADALIRDQKATYVWVEKKHGVYQKIRVETGIESGGAVEIKTQLDPNKRVVITGAYAINSEYQFRKGADPMAGMQM, from the coding sequence ATGAAAAAGACCCTACAAATTAGCCTTTTATTGATCGTATTGGTTTTGGGGGTTTCTTGTAATACCAAAAACAAGCAACAGCCCACAGCAACGCATTCCGAAGAAAATATTTTTTATACCTGCTCGATGGATCCTCAGGTCAAAGAAGATAAACCAGGCAAATGCCCGATTTGTCAAATGGATTTAACCCCCATGAAAAAAGATACTTCCGCTTTGAATGAAATTAGACTCAGTGAACAGCAAATTAAATTAGGCAATATAAGCCTGCAAAAAATTGCTGCAACCCAAAAGAGTTTGGACAAAAAGTATACGGGGGTTTTGGCCGTGCATCCCGAAAAAATTAAAAACATTTCTGCAAGAGCAAGCGGCCGAATAGAAAAACTGTATTTTAAAGCCCAAGGAGATTATATTTCCAAAAACCAAGCGATTTACCAACTCTACAGTGAGGAGATCGCTGTTGCAAAACAAGATTATTTTGTGGCCTACAAGCAGTTGTCCATGCCAGGAGATTTTGGTAAAAATGCAAAAACGCTCTGGTATGCTGCCAAGCAAAAATTGTTGTTTTACGGATTGACAAATGCCCAAATTGAAAGCATAACTTCGGCTGCTGCCGCTGCATCCTACACCACTTTTTATAGCAACTATAGCGGCTATGTTTCAGAAATATTTGCAACCCAAGGCAGTTATATTCCAGAAGGTGCCCCTATAACTCAATTGGTAGATTACAGCACTTTGTGGTTAGAGATAGAGGCAAATGCAAACTACGTCAGTAACGTGTATTTGGGTCAGAAAGCTGTGGTTGCTTTTGTGGACTATCCGTCTAAAACCATAAAAGCGGCTATTTCTTTTATTAATCCAGAAATCAACCCAGAGTCTAGATTGCTTTTAATCCGGATAGAAATCCCCAATGCAAGTTTGGATTTAAAACCTGGTATGCAAGCCGTAGCCACGCTCTATAATACGTCTTCAAAGGCAGTGTTTATTCCTGCAGATGCACTTATTAGAGATCAAAAAGCAACCTATGTATGGGTAGAAAAAAAGCATGGGGTATATCAAAAAATACGGGTAGAAACCGGAATAGAATCTGGAGGTGCCGTAGAGATCAAAACCCAGTTAGATCCAAATAAAAGAGTGGTCATCACAGGAGCTTATGCCATTAATAGTGAGTACCAATTTAGAAAAGGTGCGGATCCTATGGCTGGAATGCAAATGTAA